TGAACACCTGCGTTTCGGTGTTGTAGTAGCCGCGCTGCGAATCGAGCGTGTTTTCGGGGTCGACGATGTGGCCGCCGTCGCGGTAAAAGGCGATGCGGCGGTTGAGGTCGTAATCGAGAGCGGGCGTAGTAAGCGTAATGCGCGGGTCGCGCAGGGTTACATTGCCCGTCATGCGGGCCAAGCGGGCGTCCCCGTCGTAAAAGCCCCGGTCGCCGGTGATGGTAACCGTGTCGTTTTGCACTACGCGCACGTTGCTGAAGGCCTCAATGGCGTTGCGGTCGGCGTACTGGTAGGCCGAGTCGCAGTACAGATACGTGTCGCCCTGCCGGAAACTCACGTTGCCGATCAGCTTCCGGATTTGCCGGCCGTTGAACACGCCGCCCACCAGCTCGCCCGCGCCGGGCAGCAGCTCGATGCGCTGGCCTTTTTGCGGCGGGGCCGTTTGGGCAGGGCGGCGCTGGGCCCACGCTAGCGGCGTGGTCAGCAGCAACAAAAAGCAGAATAAAAAGAAACGAAGGCGCATCGGCGCAAAAGTACAGAACCACAGCCCTAACGCACACTCGTCAGGTTTGGTGCATTTGCCGTATTGCTACGCATAGCCCGATTTCGTCCCAATTGCTTCAGCATTTGTGGCACGTTATCCACCTCAATGGCATCGGGCTGCAGGGCCAGCAACCGCCTGATTGATTTGCCCGAACGCCCGCCAAAAAGCACCACCTGCAGGCCCGCCGAGCGCGCCTGCGCCATGTGTTCGGGCGTGGCCAGGCGCTTGGGCAGCACCACGGCCTGCACCCCTTCCACGGCCGCTACTGGCAGCCGCTCATTAAATGCATCGGTAATTTCCAGACCTAGGGCCACATCGGGCAGCTGGGTTTTAAACTGCCGAAGCGAGGGCACGTGCTCGGTTACAATTAGCACCCGCTCGGCTGGCACTTGGTATTGCCGCAGCAGCCGACCTAGGGCGCGCACCAACTGGGGCGAGCGGGCGTAGGGCTGCCGGGGTTGGCAGGCGTCGTTTTCGTGCAGATCGAGGTGCAGGTACGGAAACGTTGGCCGCTTGCTCAGTTCCTGCAGCAGCTGCTCGAGCGTGGCCACGCGCTCCTGCTGAAACCAATCGTAGGGCGGCCCGCCGCGGTAGCGCAGCTGCTGCAGCGCGGCGGCAGGGTGCTGGCTTACGCAACCTTGGCCGGTGGTCATGCTTTGCAGCTCGGCATCGTGGTAGAGCACGGGTATACTGTCCCGGCTGAGCTGCACGTCCACCTCCACCCCATCGGCGCCGGCACCTAGGGCCTCGGCTACGCCGGCCAGGCTACTGGGCGGCAGTGGATTAAAAGGGTTGATGGGCGTGAAGAAACCCGAGCCCGCGTGCCCGATTACCTGCACCGGCGCGCGATTAGCACTACTGGTAGCACTGCCCGCGTGGCGGCTGCAGGCTACCAGCCCAACGCCAAATACGCAAATCAGCCAGGCGGCGCGGCGCGCGGTGACAACAGCAGCGTAAGATTTGAGCATAGAGCAATGGCTATACTTACTCCTCTCTCTACTGAATGGCAGCAACTTAGGTTTAGCCACCTAGGCGGTTTCGCGGCGGGGCGGGCAGGCGCTACCTTTGCCCCCTCTCCTAGTACTGTGCCTGTATGCTCGACCGCGTTCGTGAGTTCATTGCCGAAAACAACCTCTTCAACCCCGAAACCGATCAGCTGCTGGTAGCCGTGAGCGGCGGCATGGACTCGGTGGTGCTGCTCGATGTGCTGCACCGCCTGGGCGTGGGCGTGGCGGTGGCGCATTGCCACTTCGGCCTGCGCGGCGAGGAGGCCGATGCCGACGAAGAGTTTGTGCGCAAGCTGGCCAAGAAGTACGAGGCGCCTTACTTCGCCGAGTTCTTCGACACGAAGGGTTTTGCCGCGCAAGAAGGCCTGTCAACCCAAATGGCGGCCCGCGTGCTGCGCTACCAGTGGTTCGAGCAGGTGCGCCGCACCCAGCAGCTCGGCTACATTGCCACCGCCCACCACCGCCGCGACGCGGCCGAAACCATGCTGCTGAACCTTACGCACGGCACGGGTTTGCGCGGTTTGCACGGCATACCTGCCCGGCAAGGCAACGTGGTGCGCCCCCTGCTGGGCATCGGCAAAGAGGATATGTTCGACTACGTGGTGGATCGCCGCCTGGTGTGGCGCGAAGACTCCTCGAACGAAAGCACCGCCTACCAGCGCAACAAGCTGCGCCACGAGGTGCTGCCCACCCTACGCGAGCTAAACCCCAACCTCGACGAAACCCTGCAGCACACCGCCGAGCGCGTGCAGGGCGCCGAGCAGCTGGTGCAGCACATGGTGGAGCAGGCCACTCAGCAGGCCCGCCGCGACGAGAACGAGGCCGTGTACCTTAACATAGGCGTGCTGCAAGCCACGCCCGCCACCGCCGTGGTGCTGCAGGAAATGCTGCGGCCCTTTCATTTCTCGTGGCTGGTAGTCAAGGATATTGTGGCCTCGTTTCGGGCTACCTCGGGGCGGCAGTTCGAGTCGCCCACGCACTTGCTCGTCAAAGACCGCGACCAGCTCGTCATCACGCCCAAAAACCTAGGCGGCTTTGGCACTTTTCAGCTGCAGCAGGGCCAAACCGAGCTGGTGGCCGAAGGCCTGCGCCTGACGGTAACGGAGCGCCCCGCCGAGGGCTACAAAATCCCTAGGTCGCGCGAGGTGGCCGCCTTCGATGCCGACAAGCTGAAGTTTCCGCTCACGCTGCGCAAGTGGCGCGAGGGCGACTGGTTTATGCCCATCGGCCTGAAAGGCAAGAAGAAGCTCAGCGACTTCCTCATCGACGAAAAAGTACCCCTGAACCTGAAGCCGCAGGTGCCGCTGCTGGTTACGCCCGATGGCAAGGTAGCCTGGGTGGTGGGCCACCGGCCCGATGATCGGTTTAAGATTACCGAGGAGACGCAGCGGGTGCTGGAAGTGCGCTTGCAACGGAAGTAGCGCGGACTTTGTAGTCCGCGTCCTCGGATAGTAACTTCTAATCGTTGACCTAGGCTCTACGAGGAGAATACTATCCGAGGACGCGGACTACAACCGCAGGAAGGCGTAGCCAAAGTCCGCGCTACAGCGCAGCACATGGAAAATGCGCCTCGTTACCGCTACTTCGCCGCACTCTTTCTACATTGCAAGCGCGTAACCCCATCTTTCAATTCCCATTCCGTACCCCATGAAAGTAACCGTTGTAGGGGCAGGTAACGTGGGCGCTACCTGCGCCGATGTACTCGCCACCCGCGAAATCGCCAACGAAATTGTTCTCGTCGACATCAAAGAAGGTATTGCCGAAGGCAAGGCCCTCGACATTTGGCAGAAGGCTCCCATCATCGGTTACGACTCGCGCACCATCGGCGTAACCAACGATTACAGCCGCACCGCCGATTCGGACGTGGTGGTAATTACCTCGGGCCTGCCCCGCAAGCCCGGCATGAGCCGCGACGACCTTATTTCCGTTAACGCCGGCATCGTGAAGTCGGTAACGGAGCAAGTAGTAAAGTACTCGCCCAACGCCATCATCATCGTCGTATCGAACCCGCTCGACGTGATGACCTACCAGGCGCACCTCACCTCGGGCCTCGACCGCATGAAGGTGTTCGGCATGGCCGGCATCCTCGATACGGCCCGCTACCGCGCATTCCTGGCCGAGGCCCTGAACGTGAGCCCCAAAGACATTCAGGCAGTACTGATGGGTGGCCACGGCGACACCATGGTGCCCCTGCCCCGCTACACCACCGTGGGCGGCATTCCGGTTACCGAGCTGATCGAGAAAGACAAGCTCGACGCCATTGTGCAGCGCACTGCCGTAGGCGGTGGCGAGCTGGTGAAGCTGATGGGTACTTCGGCCTGGTACGCTCCGGGTGCTGCCGCTGCGCAAATGGTGGAGGCCATCGTGCGCGACCAGCGCCGCGTGTTCCCGGTGTGCGTAGAGCTGAAAGGCGAATA
The sequence above is drawn from the Hymenobacter sp. YIM 151858-1 genome and encodes:
- a CDS encoding glycerophosphodiester phosphodiesterase; this encodes MLKSYAAVVTARRAAWLICVFGVGLVACSRHAGSATSSANRAPVQVIGHAGSGFFTPINPFNPLPPSSLAGVAEALGAGADGVEVDVQLSRDSIPVLYHDAELQSMTTGQGCVSQHPAAALQQLRYRGGPPYDWFQQERVATLEQLLQELSKRPTFPYLHLDLHENDACQPRQPYARSPQLVRALGRLLRQYQVPAERVLIVTEHVPSLRQFKTQLPDVALGLEITDAFNERLPVAAVEGVQAVVLPKRLATPEHMAQARSAGLQVVLFGGRSGKSIRRLLALQPDAIEVDNVPQMLKQLGRNRAMRSNTANAPNLTSVR
- the mdh gene encoding malate dehydrogenase, translated to MKVTVVGAGNVGATCADVLATREIANEIVLVDIKEGIAEGKALDIWQKAPIIGYDSRTIGVTNDYSRTADSDVVVITSGLPRKPGMSRDDLISVNAGIVKSVTEQVVKYSPNAIIIVVSNPLDVMTYQAHLTSGLDRMKVFGMAGILDTARYRAFLAEALNVSPKDIQAVLMGGHGDTMVPLPRYTTVGGIPVTELIEKDKLDAIVQRTAVGGGELVKLMGTSAWYAPGAAAAQMVEAIVRDQRRVFPVCVELKGEYGIDGVYLGAPVILGKNGIERIIELQLNDEEKALLETSRGHVKEVMDALDKMGQPANA
- the tilS gene encoding tRNA lysidine(34) synthetase TilS, with product MLDRVREFIAENNLFNPETDQLLVAVSGGMDSVVLLDVLHRLGVGVAVAHCHFGLRGEEADADEEFVRKLAKKYEAPYFAEFFDTKGFAAQEGLSTQMAARVLRYQWFEQVRRTQQLGYIATAHHRRDAAETMLLNLTHGTGLRGLHGIPARQGNVVRPLLGIGKEDMFDYVVDRRLVWREDSSNESTAYQRNKLRHEVLPTLRELNPNLDETLQHTAERVQGAEQLVQHMVEQATQQARRDENEAVYLNIGVLQATPATAVVLQEMLRPFHFSWLVVKDIVASFRATSGRQFESPTHLLVKDRDQLVITPKNLGGFGTFQLQQGQTELVAEGLRLTVTERPAEGYKIPRSREVAAFDADKLKFPLTLRKWREGDWFMPIGLKGKKKLSDFLIDEKVPLNLKPQVPLLVTPDGKVAWVVGHRPDDRFKITEETQRVLEVRLQRK